One genomic region from Proteus vulgaris encodes:
- a CDS encoding mechanosensitive ion channel family protein, with protein MNDALIIKYSIGVGIALACFVGFVVVSLFHDKKKKRRRNIIIHISQAILLCSLVLILSQYCEMAVVDFNLHFISFRMINFFTYVGIALILMRKFFLLINRLEKAQIKKGSDPTSARIISRIFKITLFVIIILLFGEHFGMSLSGLMTFGGLGGIAIGMASKDVLSNLFSGVMLYFDRPFNIGDWVRSPDRNIEGTVVEIGWRITKIITFDHRPLYIPNSIFSSISVENPGRMTNRRIQTEIGLRYEDSDKIGVIVEDIRTMLMQNNKIDTQQTLLVYFNQFADSSLNIMVYCFTKTTVWAQWLEAQQEVYLKIIEIVHKHGADFAFPSQTVYIEKPSPITQ; from the coding sequence ATGAATGATGCATTAATAATAAAATACTCAATAGGTGTTGGCATAGCTTTAGCCTGTTTTGTTGGTTTTGTCGTCGTATCTCTTTTTCATGACAAAAAGAAAAAACGTCGTAGAAATATTATTATTCATATCAGCCAAGCTATCTTGCTTTGTAGTTTAGTGCTTATCTTAAGCCAATATTGTGAAATGGCTGTGGTCGATTTTAATCTCCACTTTATCTCCTTTAGGATGATTAACTTTTTCACCTATGTCGGCATTGCATTAATTTTAATGAGGAAATTTTTCTTACTAATTAATCGGTTAGAAAAAGCTCAAATTAAAAAAGGCAGTGATCCTACTTCTGCTCGTATTATTTCTCGCATATTTAAAATCACTCTATTTGTCATTATCATTTTATTGTTTGGTGAGCATTTTGGTATGAGCTTATCCGGCTTAATGACATTTGGCGGATTAGGTGGTATCGCCATTGGCATGGCAAGTAAAGATGTATTAAGTAATCTTTTCTCTGGCGTCATGCTCTATTTCGATCGCCCTTTTAATATTGGTGATTGGGTACGATCTCCTGATCGTAATATTGAAGGTACTGTAGTCGAAATTGGCTGGCGTATTACCAAAATCATCACATTTGATCATCGACCGCTTTATATTCCCAACTCGATTTTTTCCTCTATTAGTGTGGAAAACCCGGGAAGAATGACTAATCGACGTATTCAAACTGAAATTGGTTTACGTTATGAAGATTCAGATAAAATAGGCGTTATCGTTGAAGATATTCGCACCATGCTGATGCAAAATAACAAAATCGACACGCAACAAACGTTGTTAGTCTATTTTAATCAATTTGCAGACTCTTCACTCAATATCATGGTGTATTGTTTTACCAAAACAACAGTGTGGGCACAGTGGCTTGAAGCGCAGCAAGAAGTCTATTTAAAGATAATTGAGATTGTGCATAAACATGGCGCAGATTTTGCCTTTCCATCTCAAACGGTCTATATCGAAAAACCTTCTCCAATTACCCAATAA